The sequence GGAGTGGACATTGAAGCACCCGGGAAACAATGCTGAGGAAAAAATCAGAGCTTACTATATCATGCATGACAGGTCTGCAAAACTTGTAGCGTTTCTGAGCGAAGACAAGAACTCGGTCTTTTGCGTTGGTTTTGGTGCTTTGATCCGCGAAGAGCAGAACTATTTGAGAAAGCTAGAAAAAAAATGATGATCGAGCCAGCGGCGTCAGCCTACCCGGCGAAGGGGTCGGCGAAGGCGGCTTAACTAAGCGCCATTCTACTCTGACCCCTCGTGTTCTACACGTCCATCCTGAAAAACCAGCCGGGATGGACAAGGTACGTTCGTTCACCGTTTATGCTCTCGTCAAATAGGTGTTCAATTCTCCCGAGTCGCCTTGCGGCGGGATGGCAGTGATTTTTCCTTCCCCTTTTCCTCTATTTGCCTGCTTGACTTCCAAACGCCTGCTTTCTATGGTCTCCCGCTCTTTTGAACTTGGGAAAGGAAGAGAGATGCCGTGTAATACGGCGTTTTCCCATAATTTGTTGCCTGATAGTGTAATGGAAGCACATGTGACTTTGACTCACAGGGTCCAGGTTCGAACCCTGGTCGGGCAACCATCTTTTTTAAAGTGACGGCGGAATGAAGATAATATCGGGTACAGGACATCGGGCATTGGCCGAGCGCATTGCAAGCGCGGCGGGCGTTGACTTGTGCGAAGTCGACATCACGCGGTTCCCCGACGGGGAGATCTTCGTGAAGATCGTGGACAATGTCCGCGGCGACGACCTGTTCATTGTCCAGTCGGTCTCGATCGAGCCGAACAACTACCTGATGGAGCTGCTGATCATGATCGATGCCGCCAAGCGTGCATCGGCCGACCGGATTACGGCGGTTCTTCCTTATTATGGCTATGCCCGCCAAGACCGCAAAGACCAGCCGCGCGTACCGATTACGGCCAAGCTGGTGGCCACGTTGCTTGAAGCGGCCGGTGCCGACCGCGTACTCTGCTGCGACCTGCACGCCCAGCAGATCCAGGGCTTTTTCGAAGTTCCGGTGGATCATCTCTATGCTTCGCCCGTCATCGTTAAATACCTTCGTTCGCTGGAGCTGGACGACCTGGTCGTGGTTTCGCCGGATGCCGGCGGCCTGAAAATGGCGGACGCCTATTCCAAGCTGCTCGGGGCCGGCATTGCGCTGGTGGGCAAGCAGCGCAAGAGCGCCGAGGACGTCGAGGCCAACCATCTGGTCGGCGAGGTCGAAGGCCGAAACACATTGCTCGTCGATGATATGACTTCGACGGCCGGCACGCTTACCGCGGCCGCAAAACTCTTGAAAAAGGCCGGAGCGAAATCGATCCGCGCCGCAGTGAGCCATTCGCTGCTGACGCAGAAGGGGATCGACCGCCTGATTAATTCGCCGATCGACGAGCTGGTGACCACCGATACGGTTCCCCAGCGCGAGTGGTCGGATTTCAATGTTACCGTACTGTCGGTGGCTGACATATTGGCGGAGGCCATCTGCCGCATCCACAACGACCAATCCGTCAGCTCGCTGTTCAGGGTTGATAATTAGGAGAGAATCATGGAAGACACAAAACTGATTGCAAAGAAGAGAGACCTCGAAGGTTCGAGCAACGTACGCCGCATGCGCAACGCCGGCTCGTTGCCGGCTGTGATCTATGGCGATGACAAGGAATCCGTTTCCGTTGAACTCAACATGCACGAGTTCGAGCAGGTGCTGCACCATTCCGCCAGCGAAAGCATCATTATCGATGTCGAAGTTGAAGGCGAAGGCGTCACGTCCGTCCTGATCAAGGACGTTCAGCACCATCCGGTGACCAGCGACCTGATGCACGTGGATCTGTTCCGCGTAACCGCAGGCCAGGTGCTGGCCGTCGATATCCAGCTGGAGCTGGTGGGCGAAGCGGCCGGTGTGAAGGCCGGCGGCACACTCGACCATGTCATGCACAGCATTGAGGTCGAATGTCTGCCCAAGGATCTCGTCGAGAAGATCGAGATCGATGTTTCCGAAATGGGCATCGGCGATGCGTTGCACGTTTCCGACCTCCAACTGGGCGCCAAGTTCAAGGCCTTGGTTGATGAAGACGCCATTGTTGCCGCGGTTGCGGCGCCGCGCGTCGAGGAAGAGGAAGACGAAGACGGGTCTGCCGCTTCCGAGCCGGAAGTGATCACCGAGAAGAAGGACGAAGAGTAGCCCGCATCGTTGATGCGGGAAATTCGGAATCCGGATATCTAATTTGGGGATTTTACTGTTGAAGCTGGTCGTTGGACTGGGGAATCCCGGAAAAGAATACGAGCGCACGCGCCACAACATTGGATTCATGGTTGTGGAGGAACTTGCCCGAAGGCAGGGCGTGGTGTTCAGGAAAATGTTTTGGTTCCCCGCCCGGCAGGCGAAATGCCGGATCGGGGAGCACGAGGTGCGGTTGGTACTGCCGACCACCTACATGAACCGCAGCGGCAAGGCCGTTTGGGGCGCCATGAAAAAATGGCGCGCCGAAGCGGCCGACACCGTGGTGATATACGACGATGTCGATCTGGAGTTCGGCGGCATCCGCGTCCGGGCAAAGGGTTCGGGCGGAAGCCACAACGGCATGAAGTCGGTGCTGGAGTGGCTGCAGACCAAGGCGTTCCCGCGGGTGCGGGTGGGCATTGGCCCCAAGCCGGACGGGGCCGACATGATCGGGTTCGTGCTCGGCGGCTTTGCCGAGGAAGAGCTTTTGAAGTTGGAAAAGGTTGTCGAACGTGCCGCCGATGCGGTAGAAACCATCTTTTCCGTCGGGACTGAGCGAACCATGAACGAGTTCAACCAGTTGCAGATAGGTTAAGTTAAGGAGTAAAACATTATGTTGTACGAAGGATTGTTCATCTTTCCGGAGGTGTTGGACGAGGAAGGTCTCGACCAGGCTATCACCCGGGTGAAGGAAGAACTGGAAAAGCTGGGTGGCTCGATCGAGAGCACAACCCGCATGGGAAAGAAGACCTTTGCCCGTCCGCTCAAGAAGCAGAAGGCCGGTCTCTACGTGGTTGCGATGTTCAACATCGATGGCACCAAACTCGACGCGTTCAAAGCGCGCCTGAAGCTGGCGACCAACGTGTTCCGCCACCAGTTTGTGCAGGCCAGCGAAATTGTGGAAGAGGTCGCCCAGGAGGCGTAGGACGATGGCCAGCTACAACCGGGTCTTGTTGATGGGGAATCTTACGCGTAATCCGGAAATCCGGTATACGCCGTCGGGAACTGCGGTTGCCGATTTGGGATTGGCCATTAACGAAAACTTCAAAAACAAGGCGGGGGAAATGGTTGAACAGACCTGCTTTGTGGATGTGGTGGTGTGGGGACGACAGGCCGAGACCTCGTCCGAATATCTCCACAAGGGATCCTCGGTGTTTGTGGAAGGCCGGCTTCAGCTGGACCAGTGGGAAAACCAACAGGGCGAGAAGCGCAGCAAGTTGCGCGTTCGCGCCGACCGCGTCCAGTTTTTGGGAACCCCGGGAAAAGGAACCGAATTTTCGGCGGCACCCGTCGATTCCGTCCCGCCGCCGGCCCCGCCGGCGGAAGATGACGATGATGATGTGCCGTTTTAAGAAAGGGATATAACTATGATGCGTCGTAGCAGAGATAGAGATGATTACAAGCGCGATCCGGAGCTCCTCCGCGGGGTTACCTCGATCGATTACAAAGATGCCGAGCTTCTCAAGAAGTTCATGACCGACCGGGGCAAGATTCTTCCCGGCCGCATCACCGGTGCCAATGCCCAGCAGCAGCGCCAAATCAAGAAGGCCATCCGCCGTGCGCGGGTTATGGGCCTCGTTCGCTAAAAAAGGAGTTGGCAAAATGGCTACAGAAGTTTTGTTGATGGATCAGGTCGAAGGCCTGGGTATTGAAGGGGATATTGTGAAGGTTGCCGACGGCTACGCCCGCAACTTCCTTTTCCCGCGGGGCATTGCCACCGAAGTTACCGAGGGCAAGAAGCGCCAGATTGAAAAGAAGCGTGCCGAACGCCTCGTTCAACTCGAGAAGGAAAAAGGCGCGGCCGAAGAGCTCGCCAAGAAGATCGCGGGCATCGAATGCACCATTTCCGCCAAGGTGGGCGAAACGGGCAAGATGTTCGGTTCGATCGGCATTCCGCAGATCCTCGAAAAGTTGACCGAAGCCGGGCTCGAGATCGATCGCCATAAGATCGTGCTCGCCACACCGCTTCACGAGCTTGGTGTTTTCGATGTCGAAATCAAGCTGCACCCCGAAGTCTCCGGTACCCTCAAGGTTTGGATCGTAGAAGATAAATGATCCCAGGGGATCCAGGTGGTCTGAGAATCCCCCCGCACAGCGATGAAGCCGAGCGGGGGGTTTTAGGTTCCATTCTGCTCGATCCTCAAGGTGCTCTTGACAAGTGCTTGGCAAAGCGTCTAGGCCCCGATAGTTTTTTCGATCGGCGGCACCAGGCGCTTTTCGAGAATCTGGTGGACATGAGCCAGGCCAATATGGCGATGGATGCCATCACCATCGGCGAGTGGCTCAAGGACAAGAAAGCCCTCGACAAGGTCGGGGGCTACGATTATCTCGTCCAGCTCCAGGACAGCACCCTTGTTCCCGCCCACGTCGAGTTCTATTGCGACATCGTGATGGAAAAGCGGCTTTATCGGATGCTGATTGAAAAATCGTCCGAAATCATCGATTCCGCCTACCAGGGCGAAGAGGATGCCAGCACGCTGGTCAGCGAAGCCGAAGCCAACCTCTTCAAACTCAGCGAGCACGGCGCCGAACAGATTCCCGATTGGAAAGACTCGGTGCTCCATGCCTTCAAGGAGGTCGAGAATGCCGATCCCAACCAGCTCGTCACCGGCGTAACCACCGGTTTCATCGGCCTGAACGAACGACTCGGTGGTTTGAACAAGACCGACATGATCGTGCTCGCCGCCCGTCCCGCCATGGGCAAGACCTCGCTGGCGTTGAACATTGCCGAAAACGCCGCGCTCGGCCTGCATGGCGATCCGGTTCCGGTGGCGGTGTTCAGCTTGGAAATGTCGCGCGAGCAGTTGGTGAAACGTATGCTGTTCTGCAACGCCCGCCTGCCGATGCACCGCGCCAAGGGGCGTGGCCTCACGCCGGACGAGCACGCCAAGCTGACCTCGGCGGTCGACCGCCTCTCCAAGGCCCAGATCTATATCGACGACACCCCCGGCCTCGAGGCGGTCGAAATGCGCTCGCGGGCGCGCCGCCTGAAAAGCCGCTATGGGATCAAGCTGATCGTGATCGACTACCTGCAGCTGATGAACTATTCGAAGTTCGCCAAGGATGGCCGCCAGCGCGAAACGATGGCCATTTCGGGGGCTGTCAAAGGCATGGCCAAGGAGCTCGATGTTCCGGTCATCGTGCTTTCGCAGCTCAGCCGTGCCGCGGAAAGCACCGGCGACAACATTCCCAAGCTCTCCCACCTTCGCGACTCGGGGGCGATCGAGCAGGACGCCGACATGGTTTGGCTACTGTACCGTCCCAGCTACTATGAAAAAGGCGACAACCGCAACAGCGACAACCTCGCGGTGCTCGATGTGGCGAAGTTCCGCCATGGCGCCACCGGCGAAGTGAAGCTGTCGTTCATACGCGAATACACCCGTTTCGAAGACCGCGCCGAGTTTGAGGACGACTATTCCCACGACGAAGAATGATTTCCCATAGTATGGAACCTTTCATGAAAAAAGCCCTAGTCCTGTTCACCGCCTTCCTGGTTGCCGCATCGTTGCAGGCGGAAACCATCAAGGATATCCGCATCGTCAACCAGTCCGGCGAATCCTACACCATGAGCTCGGTCGCGGCCTTCACCTCGTTCCAGGTGGGCGAGCAAGTGCCCGACCGCGAAACCATTCTTTCCGAGATCGCAATCGATGTGAACCGGATGCGCAAGTCCGGGCGCTATTCCTTCGTGAATGCCCGCATGGATGTGGAGGCCGATGGCGTGGTCTTGGTCTACACCGTGGTGTCGAAGCACCGCCTGCGCCGCATGGAGATCGTCGGCGGGCCGAAAAGCGGCGGAAGAATCCGCAAGAAATCCGAACTCGAAATCGGGCAGTTCGCCGACGACGCAACCTTCGAGCTGGCCGCCGCGAAAATCAAGGAGGCCTACCGCGACTATTGGTATCCGGACGTCGAGGTCTCCTGGAAATCCAAAACCAACGACGAACTCGGAACCGTTGACGTCACCTTCAAGATTGAAGAGGGCGACAAGCTCGCCATCAAGAAGATCGAGTTCGAGGGTAACGACATCATCGAGGACAAGAAGCTGAAGAAAGTGATTCAGCAAAAGCAAAAGTCCTGGTTTGCGCCCTGGTCGTGGATCACCGGTTCGGGCAAATACAAGGAGGAGGTGGTCGATGCCGATGTCTTCGCCCTCAAGTCGTTCTACATGAACAACGGCTTCCTCGACATCAGCGTTTCCGAGCCGGAGCTCGACGTCTCCAAACCGAAAAAGTCGCGGCTGGTGTTCAAGATCGACGAAGGGCAACGCTACCGCATCGGGAAAATTTCGCTTTCCGGCATGGAAAAGTATGGGGAGCGGGAGCTCCGCCGGACGGTCCGGTTGCGGCAGGGCGACATCGCCGCCTATGAAAACATCGAGGCCGGCAGCGAAGGCATCCGCTCCTACTATGGCAACCGGGGCTATGTGCGCACCGTCGTTCGCCCGGTCTACGACGCCAACGCCCAAACCGCCGTTGTCGACATCACCTACGAAATCACCGAGGGCGAGATCGGCTACATCAACGCCGTCAACATTGGCGGAAACGAACGAACGATCGACAAGGTGATCCGCCGCGAACTGGTGATCTATCCCGGCGAAAAGTATAACCGCAGCCGCGTGCTCACCTCCGAAAACCGCCTGCGCAACCTGCAGTATTTCGAAATCGTCACCATCAACCCGGAACAGGCGGGCGAGGGGAATAAATACGACCTCAATGTGCAGGTGAAGGAAAAGGCAACCGGCTCGTTCACCGCCGGCGTCGGCTTCTCGAGCGTGGAATCGCTGATGGGCTACGTTGAATTGTCGCAAGGCAACTTTAACTGGAAGACCTGGCCGCCGATCGGGGCCGGCCAAAAGTTCAAGATCCGCGCCACGCTCGGTACGGAGCGCAACGATATCGACATCTCCTTCATCGAGCCGTGGTTCCTCGACCGCCAGCTCTCGTTCGGCATCGACCTGTTCCACCGCGAAGTGAACTACTTCTCCGATTCATACGACCAGAAGAACGACGGCATGCGCCTCTCGCTCGGCAAATCCCTCTCGCGCTTCACCCGCGGAAACCTTTCCTACAGCCTCGAACAGTTCAATGTGTTCGATGTGGCCGATACCGCCTCGCAGGCCATCCAGGACGAGGAGGGCCGCCGCCTGAAAAGCGGACTTCAATATGCGTGGTCGTTCGACTCGCGCGACCGCTTCTTCGATGCCACCCGGGGCAACAAAACCATCGTCACCCCCTTCATGGCCGGCGGCCCGCTGGGCGCCGAAACCGATATTTTCGGATTGCGCGTCAAGTCGACCCATCACTGGCCGCTCATCTGGGATATGATCCTCAATGTCCGCGGGGAGATCGAATCGGTCGAGGCCTATGGCGACAGCAAGGCCAATGCCGGAACCTATGGCGACGGCGTGCCGATTTTCGACCGTCTCTTCCTTGGCGGTTCCTATAACCTGCGCGGCTATGAATACCGCGACGTCGGCCCCACCGACCCCGACACGGAGGATCCGGTCGGCGGCAACAGCAAGGGCTACTGGACTGCCGAGGTAACCTATCCCATCTGGAACAAGATCCGTGGCGCCGTCTTCTACGACTGGGGCTTCGTGAATGTCGATTCCTGGGATTTCGACCCCTCGAACTACGCCGACGACTGGGGCATCGGCCTGCGGTTGCAGATTCCCGGCTTCCCGCTGCAGCTCGACTATGCCTGGCCGATCACCTTCGACGAGCGCTACCTCGACGACAAGGGACGCTTCAACTTCCTCATCGGCCACACGTTCTAAGGAACGTTCAGTCCACCGCCACCTTCACCACCACCTTGTGGATCGGGCCTTTGCCGATGCAGGGCAGGTGCGCATCGGTGGGCAGGAAAACCGCGAACGAGCCCGGCGGCACCTGCACGATGCTCTCCGGCGAACCCTCAAAAAACTCGAGGTCTTTTTCCGCGTCGTAGTTTTCGGAAGGGGCGACGTCGGAGCGCGGGCTCCAACCCATCGATTCATCGCCGCTGATCACATATTGGATATCGATGTATTTGCGGTGGCCTTCCAGTTTGCCTTCCTCCACGGCGCGCCCGTCGCAACGCTGGACGATGGCAAAGACCAGCTCATCCGAAATTTCATATGTCCCGTCGGCGAGCTCGGCAATGCCCGGTTGGTCGAGAAAGCCGAAGCCCTCGGAGATTCCTTTTTTCAATCCAGTATATTTCGCGGCGTTGTCGAGTGTGTCCAGTATCATGCCCATTCCTCCTGTTAAATTTATATTTAGTTTTGCATGAGCCAATGCCAATTCCAAGTTTAAGAAATAAAAAGGGATGCGGGTCATCAATTTTGCCGGGGCAACGGCACCTACTCGTGCGATGTCTGCGTCAATCGCACCAACATGATCCGCACTGTTGGAGGGGCGAGTTCCACCTCGACCTACACCTGCGACGATGACAACCGATTAACTGGTATCAGTGTTCAGGTGTGAACACGTTTGCGTATGATTACAGGAGTCGACGATACTTCCGCTCCAAGCCCTCCGATTTGACCTGCCAAAAAGGGGTCAAAAAAGGTCAGCCGAAGAATCTTAGAATCAAGGATTATTGAAAGGACAAGTGGTCAGGCCGCCTAATTCGTCATATTGAATCGAAGCTCAGCATTTCCCTGCTTCTCTTCGTTCAAGACACGAAAGCCCCGCTCCGTTGGAACCGCCCATCGATCCTGTCCATCCGGTGATTCAGGCAGACACATTTTGAGGCAGAAAGATGCGGTGCCGGGGATAGGGTCGCTCGGGGAACGGCCGGGCGGACGGTCGACAGAACCGGGGCGGCGATGGATGGTTGCCCGTTCGGCGGGGAGGCGGGCCGCCTGCGGTACAGTAAGCGGGGGCGCCAGCAATACCGTTGCTGGGAGGTTCTGGCGTTCCACCCTGTTGGTCGTCCGCGAACCTTTCGTGATGTGTGGTGCGTATCCCGATTCATTGACTGCATCGACATTGTCCTCTGCAGCTTCCTGCGCTTAACCCCGATTTTCGGACCACCGGCTTAAGTGGAACCTGCGTCCTCAACATGGTACAAAAGGACGCATGGAAATGGGAAGAAAACGAAGAACATTCACGGACAAGTTCAAGGCCAAGGTGGCGATTGAGGCCATCAAGGGCGTGAAGACATTGGCGGAGCTGGCATCGGAATATCAGGTCCATCCGAACCAGATTTCGGATTGGAAGAAGCAGTTGCTTTCGAATGCGCCGGATCTTTTTGCATCGGGGAAAAAGAAGCAGGCTCAAACGGAAGAAGAGCTTACGGCTCCACTTTACGAAGAGATCGGGCGTCTGAAGATGGACGTGAAGTGGCTCGAAAAAAAGCTATGAGCCTGCCGCTTTCAACGCGCCGCAGCTGGGTGGAGCCCGGCACCGATTATTCGGTTCGGCGGCAGTGTAGGCTCGCAGGCGTCCCCAGATCGGGCTTCTACTACGACCCCGCCCCGGAAACGCCGGAGAACCTGCTTCTGATGCGTTTGATCGACGAGCAGTATCTCCGGCATCCGGAGTTCGGCTATCCACGCATGACGGACTGGTTGCGTGATCAAGACTATGATGTCAATCACAAGCGGGTCGCCCGCCTCATGCAGCTGATGGGGATTCAGGCCATCACGCCCGGTCCGCACACGAGCAAGCCCGCCCCGAGGCACAAGATCTACCCTTATTTGCTGCGCAATGTGGACATCGAACGGGTGAACCAGGTTTGGAGTACGGACATCACCTACATCCCGATGCGGCATGGATACATGTACCTGACCGCCGTAATCGACTGGTACAGCCGCTATGTGCTCGCCTGGGAGCTCTCAAG is a genomic window of Pontiella desulfatans containing:
- a CDS encoding ribose-phosphate diphosphokinase, which produces MKIISGTGHRALAERIASAAGVDLCEVDITRFPDGEIFVKIVDNVRGDDLFIVQSVSIEPNNYLMELLIMIDAAKRASADRITAVLPYYGYARQDRKDQPRVPITAKLVATLLEAAGADRVLCCDLHAQQIQGFFEVPVDHLYASPVIVKYLRSLELDDLVVVSPDAGGLKMADAYSKLLGAGIALVGKQRKSAEDVEANHLVGEVEGRNTLLVDDMTSTAGTLTAAAKLLKKAGAKSIRAAVSHSLLTQKGIDRLINSPIDELVTTDTVPQREWSDFNVTVLSVADILAEAICRIHNDQSVSSLFRVDN
- a CDS encoding 50S ribosomal protein L25, encoding MEDTKLIAKKRDLEGSSNVRRMRNAGSLPAVIYGDDKESVSVELNMHEFEQVLHHSASESIIIDVEVEGEGVTSVLIKDVQHHPVTSDLMHVDLFRVTAGQVLAVDIQLELVGEAAGVKAGGTLDHVMHSIEVECLPKDLVEKIEIDVSEMGIGDALHVSDLQLGAKFKALVDEDAIVAAVAAPRVEEEEDEDGSAASEPEVITEKKDEE
- the pth gene encoding aminoacyl-tRNA hydrolase, with the protein product MGILLLKLVVGLGNPGKEYERTRHNIGFMVVEELARRQGVVFRKMFWFPARQAKCRIGEHEVRLVLPTTYMNRSGKAVWGAMKKWRAEAADTVVIYDDVDLEFGGIRVRAKGSGGSHNGMKSVLEWLQTKAFPRVRVGIGPKPDGADMIGFVLGGFAEEELLKLEKVVERAADAVETIFSVGTERTMNEFNQLQIG
- the rpsF gene encoding 30S ribosomal protein S6 codes for the protein MLYEGLFIFPEVLDEEGLDQAITRVKEELEKLGGSIESTTRMGKKTFARPLKKQKAGLYVVAMFNIDGTKLDAFKARLKLATNVFRHQFVQASEIVEEVAQEA
- a CDS encoding single-stranded DNA-binding protein; this encodes MASYNRVLLMGNLTRNPEIRYTPSGTAVADLGLAINENFKNKAGEMVEQTCFVDVVVWGRQAETSSEYLHKGSSVFVEGRLQLDQWENQQGEKRSKLRVRADRVQFLGTPGKGTEFSAAPVDSVPPPAPPAEDDDDDVPF
- the rpsR gene encoding 30S ribosomal protein S18, whose product is MMRRSRDRDDYKRDPELLRGVTSIDYKDAELLKKFMTDRGKILPGRITGANAQQQRQIKKAIRRARVMGLVR
- the rplI gene encoding 50S ribosomal protein L9 encodes the protein MATEVLLMDQVEGLGIEGDIVKVADGYARNFLFPRGIATEVTEGKKRQIEKKRAERLVQLEKEKGAAEELAKKIAGIECTISAKVGETGKMFGSIGIPQILEKLTEAGLEIDRHKIVLATPLHELGVFDVEIKLHPEVSGTLKVWIVEDK
- the dnaB gene encoding replicative DNA helicase encodes the protein MIPGDPGGLRIPPHSDEAERGVLGSILLDPQGALDKCLAKRLGPDSFFDRRHQALFENLVDMSQANMAMDAITIGEWLKDKKALDKVGGYDYLVQLQDSTLVPAHVEFYCDIVMEKRLYRMLIEKSSEIIDSAYQGEEDASTLVSEAEANLFKLSEHGAEQIPDWKDSVLHAFKEVENADPNQLVTGVTTGFIGLNERLGGLNKTDMIVLAARPAMGKTSLALNIAENAALGLHGDPVPVAVFSLEMSREQLVKRMLFCNARLPMHRAKGRGLTPDEHAKLTSAVDRLSKAQIYIDDTPGLEAVEMRSRARRLKSRYGIKLIVIDYLQLMNYSKFAKDGRQRETMAISGAVKGMAKELDVPVIVLSQLSRAAESTGDNIPKLSHLRDSGAIEQDADMVWLLYRPSYYEKGDNRNSDNLAVLDVAKFRHGATGEVKLSFIREYTRFEDRAEFEDDYSHDEE
- the bamA gene encoding outer membrane protein assembly factor BamA, with protein sequence MKKALVLFTAFLVAASLQAETIKDIRIVNQSGESYTMSSVAAFTSFQVGEQVPDRETILSEIAIDVNRMRKSGRYSFVNARMDVEADGVVLVYTVVSKHRLRRMEIVGGPKSGGRIRKKSELEIGQFADDATFELAAAKIKEAYRDYWYPDVEVSWKSKTNDELGTVDVTFKIEEGDKLAIKKIEFEGNDIIEDKKLKKVIQQKQKSWFAPWSWITGSGKYKEEVVDADVFALKSFYMNNGFLDISVSEPELDVSKPKKSRLVFKIDEGQRYRIGKISLSGMEKYGERELRRTVRLRQGDIAAYENIEAGSEGIRSYYGNRGYVRTVVRPVYDANAQTAVVDITYEITEGEIGYINAVNIGGNERTIDKVIRRELVIYPGEKYNRSRVLTSENRLRNLQYFEIVTINPEQAGEGNKYDLNVQVKEKATGSFTAGVGFSSVESLMGYVELSQGNFNWKTWPPIGAGQKFKIRATLGTERNDIDISFIEPWFLDRQLSFGIDLFHREVNYFSDSYDQKNDGMRLSLGKSLSRFTRGNLSYSLEQFNVFDVADTASQAIQDEEGRRLKSGLQYAWSFDSRDRFFDATRGNKTIVTPFMAGGPLGAETDIFGLRVKSTHHWPLIWDMILNVRGEIESVEAYGDSKANAGTYGDGVPIFDRLFLGGSYNLRGYEYRDVGPTDPDTEDPVGGNSKGYWTAEVTYPIWNKIRGAVFYDWGFVNVDSWDFDPSNYADDWGIGLRLQIPGFPLQLDYAWPITFDERYLDDKGRFNFLIGHTF
- a CDS encoding YhcH/YjgK/YiaL family protein, which codes for MILDTLDNAAKYTGLKKGISEGFGFLDQPGIAELADGTYEISDELVFAIVQRCDGRAVEEGKLEGHRKYIDIQYVISGDESMGWSPRSDVAPSENYDAEKDLEFFEGSPESIVQVPPGSFAVFLPTDAHLPCIGKGPIHKVVVKVAVD
- a CDS encoding IS3 family transposase (programmed frameshift), which codes for MGRKRRTFTDKFKAKVAIEAIKGVKTLAELASEYQVHPNQISDWKKQLLSNAPDLFASGKKKQAQTEEELTAPLYEEIGRLKMDVKWLKKAMSLPLSTRRSWVEPGTDYSVRRQCRLAGVPRSGFYYDPAPETPENLLLMRLIDEQYLRHPEFGYPRMTDWLRDQDYDVNHKRVARLMQLMGIQAITPGPHTSKPAPRHKIYPYLLRNVDIERVNQVWSTDITYIPMRHGYMYLTAVIDWYSRYVLAWELSSTMESTFCVDALERALTQGNPEIFNTDQGSQFTSNAFTGVLLNENITISMDGRGRALDNVFIERLWWSVKYEKIYPACYADGHALHRGLDSYFKYYNHERKHSALDKRTPAEVFMEGAVRT